Proteins encoded in a region of the Ursus arctos isolate Adak ecotype North America unplaced genomic scaffold, UrsArc2.0 scaffold_2, whole genome shotgun sequence genome:
- the DISP1 gene encoding protein dispatched homolog 1 isoform X4, giving the protein MPAGQWQYEVLLSARGQPPESTRDAVPVLPPVPVSSAPGRPEQSPRGPARGWPSCAFCSGLVLHAATLRVFCTSVSQPFARLPDCVLPAALSVLLPAPRVARPFPTPARAAARGRLQTMQTFQVAKKIRSHAQFGDLCQRTTAASCCPSWTLGNYIAILNNRSSCQKIVERDVSHTLKLLRACVKHYHNGTLEPDCWDAGARRKGQLKCTGVPRKCTKYNAVYQILHYLVDKDFLTPKVVDPAAPTLKYSMLFSPTEKGESMMDIYLDNFEHWNGSDGVTTVAGIEFGIKHSLFQDYLLTDTAYPAIAVLLVLLVMCAYTRSLFITLMTMFAVISSLIVSYFLYRVVFNFEFFPFMNLTALVILVGIGADDAFVLCDVWSYTKFDRPHAATAETVGITLQHAALSMFVTSFTTAAAFYANYVSNITAIRCFGVYAGTAILVNYVLMVTWLPAVVVLHERYLLNMFSCFKKPPQQACEGKSCWTVARRTCHKALFAVSEASRIFFEKVLPCVVIKFRYLWLLWFLALTVGGAYVVCVNPKMKLPSLELSEFQLFRPSHPFERYDAEYKKLFMFERVHRGEELHMPITVVWGVSPEDNGDPLNPKSKGKLALDGSFNIASPASQVWILHFCQKLRNQTFFQQTEEQDFTSCFIETFKQWMENQDCDEPALYLCCRRWSFPYKQEIFELCIKRAIMELERSTGYHLDSKTPGPRFDVNDTIRAVVLEFQSTYLFTLAYEKMHQFYKEVDAWISRELRSAPEGLSNGWFVSNLEFYDLQDSLSDGTLIAMGLSVAVAFSVMLLTTWNVIISLYAIISIAGTIFVTVGSLVLLGWELNVLESVIISVAVGLSVDFAVHYGVAYRLAPDADREGKVIFSLSRMGSAIAMAALTTFVAGAMMMPSTVLAYTQLGTFMMLIMGVSWAFATFFFQCMCRCLGPQGTCGQIPLPRKLQCSAFSHALSATPADKGQSKPRAVNAYHLDPRAQKSNVEHEFYELEPLASHSCTASEKAAYEETHICSEFFGSQAKSLGLPLRAAYSPSSKPETSSASFPPALEQHSLCHFFSLNQRCHCPNTYRQLSPGPHACPQVGDSLCPRCAATAASSFVHVQKGVVPLQAAQQAPEGFVCAVPHIRHCPCLQARARRPGAQSPLPTGLFLHPVQHMQAQEKVGKASSHNVQGVEEPGPQTPEPPSFVHRSPGSLQKPNCDPENGQRGLSRNRDLGNMEGSGRAGNKDLGPGAQADEAERKAEPCPSQDSEHLNQNEPKPIFNRCTGDTRCCANDPQSCGRGVRVTCGSAGRQMPECEASGPPVLTHSELSGESLLIKTL; this is encoded by the coding sequence ATTAGATCCCACGCGCAGTTTGGCGACCTGTGCCAGAGGACCACGGCCGCGTCCTGCTGCCCCAGCTGGACGCTGGGGAACTATATCGCCATCCTCAACAACAGGTCGTCCTGCCAGAAGATCGTGGAGCGAGACGTGTCTCACACCCTGAAGCTGCTGCGGGCGTGCGTCAAGCACTATCACAATGGCACCCTGGAGCCCGACTGCTGGGACGCGGGCgccaggaggaaggggcagctCAAGTGCACGGGCGTGCCACGCAAGTGCACCAAGTACAACGCCGTCTACCAGATCCTACACTACCTGGTGGACAAGGACTTCCTGACCCCAAAGGTAGTCGACCCCGCCGCACCGACTCTCAAGTACAGCATGCTCTTCTCTCCCACGGAGAAGGGGGAGAGCATGATGGACATTTACCTGGACAACTTTGAGCACTGGAATGGCTCAGACGGCGTCACCACAGTCGCCGGCATCGAGTTCGGCATCAAGCACAGCCTGTTCCAGGACTATCTCCTGACGGACACTGCGTACCCGGCCATCGCGGTCCTGCTGGTCCTCCTGGTCATGTGCGCCTACACCAGGTCCCTGTTCATCACGCTGATGACCATGTTTGCCGTCATCAGCTCCCTCATCGTCTCCTATTTCCTCTACCGCGTCGTGTTCAACTTTGAGTTCTTCCCTTTCATGAATCTCACCGCGCTTGTTATTCTGGTTGGAATTGGCGCGGATGACGCGTTCGTCCTGTGTGACGTGTGGAGCTACACCAAGTTCGACCGGCCGCACGCGGCGACCGCGGAGACGGTGGGCATCACTCTGCAGCACGCAGCGCTGTCCATGTTCGTCACCAGCTTCACCACGGCCGCCGCCTTCTACGCCAACTACGTGAGCAACATCACCGCCATCCGCTGCTTCGGTGTGTACGCGGGGACCGCCATCCTGGTGAACTACGTGCTGATGGTCACGTGGCTCCCAGCCGTTGTCGTCCTGCACGAGCGCTACCTCCTCAACATGTTCAGCTGCTTCAAGAAGCCACCGCAGCAGGCCTGCGAGGGCAAGAGCTGCTGGACGGTGGCCCGCCGGACGTGCCACAAAGCACTGTTTGCCGTTTCAGAAGCCTCGCGCATTTTCTTTGAGAAGGTGTTGCCGTGCGTTGTCATTAAGTTCCGCTACCTTTGGCTGCTGTGGTTCCTGGCCCTGACCGTGGGCGGGGCCTACGTCGTGTGCGTGAACCCCAAGATGAAGCTGCCCTCCCTGGAGCTGTCCGAGTTTCAGCTGTTCAGGCCCTCCCACCCCTTCGAGCGCTACGATGCCGAGTACAAGAAGCTCTTCATGTTTGAGCGTGTCCACCGTGGGGAGGAGCTGCACATGCCCATCACCGTGGTCTGGGGAGTGTCCCCAGAAGACAACGGCGACCCCCTGAACCCCAAGAGTAAAGGGAAGCTGGCGTTGGACGGCAGCTTTAACATCGCAAGCCCGGCTTCGCAGGTCTGGATCTTGCACTTCTGTCAGAAACTGCGAAACCAGACTTTCTTCCAGCAGACGGAAGAGCAGGACTTCACGAGCTGCTTCATCGAGACGTTCAAGCAGTGGATGGAGAACCAGGACTGCGACGAGCCCGCCCTGTACCTGTGCTGCCGGCGCTGGAGCTTCCCCTACAAGCAGGAGATCTTCGAGCTGTGCATCAAGAGGGCCATCATGGAGCTGGAGAGGAGCACGGGCTACCATCTGGACAGCAAGACTCCAGGGCCGCGGTTTGACGTCAATGACACCATCCGCGCGGTGGTGCTGGAGTTCCAGAGCACCTACCTCTTCACGCTGGCCTATGAGAAGATGCACCAGTTCTATAAGGAGGTGGACGCCTGGATCTCCCGGGAGCTgcgctcggcccccgagggcctcAGCAACGGCTGGTTCGTCAGCAATCTGGAGTTCTACGACCTTCAGGACAGCCTCTCCGACGGCACGCTCATCGCCATGGGGCTGTCCGTGGCCGTGGCCTTCAGTGTCATGCTGCTCACCACCTGGAACGTCATCATTAGCCTGTACGCCATCATCTCCATCGCCGGCACCATATTTGTCACCGTCGGCTCTCTCGTCCTGCTGGGCTGGGAGCTGAACGTCCTGGAGTCTGTCATCATCTCAGTGGCCGTCGGCCTGTCCGTGGACTTTGCCGTGCACTACGGGGTCGCTTACCGCCTGGCCCCAGACGCCGACCGGGAGGGGAAGGTGATCTTCTCCCTGAGCCGCATGGGCTCTGCCATTGCCATGGCCGCGCTGACCACCTTTGTGGCTGGGGCCATGATGATGCCGTCCACGGTTCTGGCGTACACCCAGCTGGGCACCTTCATGATGCTCATCATGGGCGTCAGCTGGGCCTTTGCCACCTTCTTTTTCCAGTGCATGTGCCGCTGCCTCGGGCCGCAGGGCACCTGTGGGCAGATTCCGCTACCCAGGAAGCTGCAGTGCAGTGCCTTCTCTCACGCCCTGTCCGCGACCCCTGCCGACAAGGGACAGAGCAAACCACGGGCCGTGAATGCTTATCATTTAGACCCCAGGGCCCAGAAATCCAACGTGGAGCATGAGTTCTATGAATTAGAGCCTCTGGCGTCCCACAGCTGCACCGCATCTGAGAAGGCGGCTTATGAGGAGACCCACATCTGCTCTGAGTTTTTCGGCAGCCAGGCCAAGAGTCTAGGGCTGCCCTTGCGTGCCGCTTACAGTCCAAGCTCCAAACCCGAAACCAGCTCCGCCTCGTTTCCGCCCGCTCTCGAGCAGCACAGCCTGTGTCACTTCTTCTCTCTGAATCAGAGATGTCATTGCCCAAACACCTACAGACAATTGAGCCCCGGCCCGCACGCCTGCCCACAGGTGGGCGACAGCCTGTGCCCCCGATGCGCCGCCACTGCCGCCAGCAGCTTCGTGCACGTGCAGAAGGGCGTGGTGCCCCTGCAGGCCGCACAGCAGGCCCCCGAAGGCTTCGTGTGTGCCGTCCCGCACATCCGCCACTGCCCCTGCCTGCAGGCCAGAGCCAGACGGCCGGGAGCGCAGAGTCCTCTGCCCACGGGCCTCTTCCTACACCCGGTGCAGCACATGCAGGCCCAGGAGAAAGTTGGCAAGGCCAGCTCCCACAACGTCCAGGGCGTGGAAGAGCCTGGTCCACAGACGCCAGAGCCACCGTCCTTTGTCCACAGAAGTCCCGGGTCCTTACAAAAACCGAACTGTGATCCCGAGAACGGCCAAAGGGGACTCTCCAGAAACAGAGACCTTGGGAACATGGAGGGCAGCGGAAGGGCCGGGAACAAGGACTTGGGTCCGGGGGCTCAGGCAGACGAGGCGGAAAGGAAAGCAGAGCCATGCCCATCACAGGACTCTGAACATTTAAATCAGAATGAACCAAAACCCATATTTAACCGTTGCACGGGGGACACTCGGTGCTGCGCTAACGACCCCCAGAGCTGTGGCCGAGGGGTCCGGGTGACGTGCGGTTCTGCGGGCCGTCAGATGCCAGAGTGTGAAGCCAGCGGTCCCCCTGTGCTGACACACTCGGAACTTTCTGGTGAAAGTTTGTTAATAAAAACACTTTAA